A stretch of the Desulfobacter sp. genome encodes the following:
- a CDS encoding HDOD domain-containing protein has translation MTAIQILIKEIKNLKPIPAVIHPLLEKVDDPKASMEDISNIIQYDPALTASVLRTTNSAFFGLKHPAESIKDAVNLLGTDQIIDLVLLKSGTQVLNGKQPGYDLNEGAIWKYSVSSAIIARQIAVTLDIPHKSRIFTAALLKDIGKTVLDKFVQNVFEKISDLVVNKNLSFVEAEKKIIGVDHAELGGMIAKMWKFSPKMVKIIRNHHIHDDKMIQDQDIAVVYLADCICMMMGMGVGADGLAYRFHKKAMKKIGITAEDITRIIAEFTCQIQELEDLLQTI, from the coding sequence ATGACAGCCATCCAGATCTTGATCAAAGAGATCAAAAATTTAAAGCCCATTCCTGCCGTGATTCATCCCCTCCTGGAAAAGGTGGATGACCCCAAGGCGTCAATGGAGGATATTTCAAATATCATCCAATATGATCCCGCCTTGACCGCCTCGGTTCTCCGCACCACAAACTCGGCTTTTTTCGGGTTAAAGCACCCGGCCGAATCCATTAAGGATGCCGTCAACCTGCTGGGGACAGACCAGATCATTGACCTTGTGCTGCTCAAATCCGGCACCCAGGTGCTCAACGGGAAACAGCCGGGCTATGACCTCAACGAAGGGGCCATATGGAAATATTCAGTATCCTCTGCCATCATTGCCCGACAGATTGCCGTGACCCTGGACATACCCCATAAAAGCAGGATCTTTACCGCAGCCCTGCTCAAGGATATCGGCAAAACCGTTCTGGATAAATTTGTCCAGAACGTCTTTGAAAAAATATCCGACCTGGTGGTCAATAAAAACCTAAGCTTTGTCGAGGCGGAAAAAAAAATCATCGGTGTGGACCATGCCGAACTGGGCGGAATGATCGCCAAGATGTGGAAATTTTCTCCTAAAATGGTTAAGATCATACGAAACCACCATATCCATGATGACAAAATGATTCAGGATCAGGATATTGCCGTGGTATACCTGGCCGACTGCATCTGCATGATGATGGGGATGGGGGTCGGGGCCGACGGACTGGCCTATCGGTTCCATAAAAAAGCCATGAAAAAAATAGGGATTACAGCCGAGGATATCACCCGGATCATTGCAGAGTTTACCTGTCAGATCCAGGAATTAGAAGATCTTTTACAAACCATTTGA
- a CDS encoding chemotaxis protein CheD gives MKHIVGVADMKTSNQVNDTIVTYSLGSCIGVVIYDPFARAGGILHYMLPDSTIDETKARAKPYMFADTGIPRLFKKTYTLGAKKPRIRVFIAGGAEILDQKGFFNIGKRNYVALKKMLYKNNVLIEKQAVGGNVNRTVRLEIATGNIFVKTSGIGEELI, from the coding sequence ATGAAGCATATTGTAGGCGTTGCAGACATGAAAACCAGCAACCAGGTCAACGATACCATTGTCACCTATTCACTAGGCTCCTGCATCGGTGTGGTGATTTATGATCCCTTTGCCAGGGCAGGGGGAATTTTGCACTATATGCTCCCGGATTCGACCATTGACGAAACCAAGGCAAGGGCAAAACCCTATATGTTTGCAGACACCGGCATCCCAAGACTGTTCAAAAAAACCTATACGCTCGGGGCCAAAAAGCCAAGAATACGGGTTTTTATCGCCGGTGGTGCTGAAATTCTGGATCAAAAGGGATTTTTCAACATTGGAAAACGAAATTACGTGGCCCTGAAAAAAATGCTCTACAAAAACAATGTGCTCATTGAAAAACAGGCTGTGGGCGGAAACGTGAACCGGACGGTCCGCCTGGAAATTGCCACGGGCAATATTTTTGTCAAGACGTCGGGCATAGGCGAGGAACTCATATGA
- a CDS encoding YkgJ family cysteine cluster protein yields MTEKNRTFLTLTQAVDAVAADFGQYGVQPDLFYQIGLLVMGTNFKLGLLNGVKRAWIRPDKNLPFTLAGDEGLGFYLIHLLGTCQKDARTMARICALVFQADARPGQLGDNFGIWIENHMGGFVCKRCAYCCHRLETVCVEPDFLLWQSLGRRDILSWVKEERLETGKIQYRIWVNPNTGKIAESCPFLAFEKTNGRSYCRIQAVKPRVCKEYPFTRKHALHTGCPGFDG; encoded by the coding sequence ATGACAGAAAAAAATCGAACATTTTTAACTTTGACCCAGGCCGTTGATGCGGTTGCTGCTGATTTCGGGCAGTATGGTGTTCAGCCGGATCTGTTTTATCAAATAGGTCTCCTGGTGATGGGAACCAATTTTAAGCTTGGCCTGTTGAATGGGGTCAAGCGGGCATGGATCCGTCCCGATAAAAATCTGCCCTTTACATTGGCAGGTGATGAGGGCTTAGGTTTTTACTTGATTCATCTGCTTGGGACCTGTCAAAAAGATGCCAGAACCATGGCCCGGATATGCGCTCTTGTTTTTCAAGCAGATGCCAGGCCCGGCCAACTGGGGGATAATTTTGGCATATGGATTGAGAACCATATGGGCGGGTTTGTCTGTAAAAGATGCGCATATTGCTGTCACCGCCTGGAAACGGTCTGCGTTGAGCCGGATTTTTTATTGTGGCAAAGCCTTGGGCGCAGGGATATTCTGTCCTGGGTGAAAGAAGAACGCCTGGAAACAGGGAAGATCCAATACCGGATCTGGGTGAATCCGAATACGGGAAAAATAGCGGAATCATGTCCTTTCCTCGCTTTTGAAAAGACCAATGGCCGATCCTATTGCAGGATTCAGGCAGTTAAGCCGAGGGTGTGCAAGGAGTATCCCTTTACCAGAAAACATGCACTGCACACGGGATGTCCCGGGTTTGACGGTTGA
- a CDS encoding CesT family type III secretion system chaperone, whose translation MGNRMDVILKEFGQTLGCDELTFDEHGYCCLFFDDIVVNL comes from the coding sequence ATGGGCAATAGAATGGATGTGATTTTAAAAGAGTTTGGCCAAACCCTTGGGTGCGACGAGTTGACCTTTGATGAGCACGGGTACTGCTGTCTGTTTTTTGATGACATCGTGGTCAACCTATAG
- a CDS encoding type III secretion system chaperone gives MNEKTEQLFLYSNIGDIPKDVNTELYEKLLEGNFLFQGTSGGTIGMDKTAGIFSLAWQGPFIEMGAAAFEMILENFVNLTEHWRGIVKDLSSSPGSGDSLPGFPQGIRV, from the coding sequence GTGAATGAAAAGACCGAGCAATTGTTTTTGTATTCTAATATTGGTGATATACCCAAGGATGTGAATACTGAACTTTACGAAAAACTGCTGGAGGGTAACTTTTTGTTTCAGGGCACATCCGGCGGCACCATTGGGATGGATAAAACCGCGGGCATTTTTTCCCTTGCCTGGCAGGGACCCTTTATAGAGATGGGTGCGGCCGCCTTTGAAATGATTCTGGAAAATTTTGTAAATCTTACCGAGCATTGGCGCGGCATTGTCAAAGATCTGAGCTCTTCGCCCGGCAGTGGTGATTCCCTCCCTGGTTTTCCCCAGGGCATTCGGGTCTAA
- a CDS encoding L-fuculose-phosphate aldolase → MQLETKRKTIVRFGLKMVESGLTTGTGGNLSIIDRNSKIVAVSPSGIEYAALQPEDVVLTDLFGTVLEGDCKPSSELGFHLSVYHQRPDVQAIVHTHSPYATTIACLGWEIPAVHYLVGFAGKKVPIAPYATFGSEELARNVTKHLEDYNALLLANHGLLAVGPDMDTAFAAAEEIEFVARIFYQTQSIGNPVILPEKEMETVLEKFKTYGQKKMG, encoded by the coding sequence ATGCAGTTGGAAACCAAAAGAAAAACCATCGTTCGTTTTGGGCTGAAAATGGTTGAATCCGGTCTGACAACCGGTACCGGAGGCAATCTCAGCATCATTGACCGAAATTCTAAAATTGTGGCTGTCAGCCCAAGCGGCATTGAATATGCCGCGTTGCAGCCTGAAGATGTCGTCCTCACCGATCTTTTTGGAACTGTTCTGGAGGGAGATTGTAAACCATCAAGCGAGCTTGGATTCCACCTGTCCGTTTATCATCAAAGACCGGATGTTCAGGCTATAGTGCATACCCATTCTCCCTATGCCACCACAATTGCCTGCCTGGGCTGGGAAATCCCGGCAGTCCATTACCTGGTGGGTTTTGCAGGAAAAAAAGTGCCCATTGCCCCCTATGCCACCTTTGGCTCTGAGGAACTGGCCCGGAATGTGACAAAACACCTCGAAGATTACAATGCCCTGCTTCTGGCCAACCATGGCCTGCTGGCTGTGGGGCCAGATATGGACACAGCCTTTGCCGCCGCCGAAGAGATCGAATTTGTCGCCCGGATTTTTTACCAGACCCAGAGCATCGGCAACCCCGTGATTCTGCCGGAAAAAGAAATGGAAACGGTTCTAGAAAAATTCAAAACCTACGGCCAGAAAAAAATGGGCTGA